One window from the genome of Haliaeetus albicilla chromosome 26, bHalAlb1.1, whole genome shotgun sequence encodes:
- the FAM163B gene encoding protein FAM163B → MTAGTVVITGGILATVILLCIIAVLCYCRLQYYCCKKDESEEDEEEPDFAVHSHIPPLHCNRNVVLTNGPSLYASSPFGKKPASSRPSCPGCVPYEPPTFFLQEPPEELHNGGDRVSYKTVSQEDLDLPVSVANLQALNPNRLSAMREAFSRSRSISTDV, encoded by the exons ATGACAGCCGGGACCGTGGTCATCACAGGTGGAATATTAGCGACTGTCATTTTGCTTTGTATCATCGCTGTCCTCTGCTACTGTAGGCTCCAG TACTACTGCTGCAAGAAGGATGAGTccgaggaggacgaggaggagccCGACTTCGCCGTGCACTCCCACATCCCGCCGCTCCACTGCAACCGCAACGTAGTGCTGACCAACGGCCCGTCCCTCTACGCCTCGTCCCCCTTCGGCAAAAAGCCGGCGTCGAGCCGGCCCAGCTGCCCGGGCTGCGTGCCGTACGAGCCCCCCACCTTCTTCTTGCAGGAGCCCCCCGAAGAGCTGCACAACGGGGGCGACCGGGTGAGCTACAAGACGGTGAGCCAGGAAGATCTGGATCTGCCGGTGAGCGTGGCCAACTTGCAGGCGCTCAACCCCAACCGGCTCTCGGCCATGCGGGAAGCCTTCTCCCGTAGCCGCAGCATAAGCACCGATGTGTGA